Proteins from a single region of Thunnus maccoyii chromosome 23, fThuMac1.1, whole genome shotgun sequence:
- the zgc:113263 gene encoding uncharacterized protein zgc:113263 isoform X4 has translation MGSEIEDCICGPHSGAAGGNDLPVHYLRLLATPLQLFSAAMWQVVQQGLVDHYGMLEEFVTMVTELVPELMSYSQRAQLILGLRARLVLEMCRGEHPMDMQTIQPHLDRIKAPVSTAKDHHVTINQVEESEVNFVELVHSLLEDPSDRKYFFQDIFPVYFGSKYDAALEMLVWEFISRLEELLPVPDFTQLAALLGDTPSLLDNCLQSFFPPEDMKTILEHHRNLGHFGEKDPRLLPMDDCILSSLSLPPVTKPVMNTTSCSPALKDSTPPECKGHPGAPNNTSSLERAIRGGSETIRQRLRETGDSGSWQLQVRGGNCSISQERKVQNSINTRPCDETIDLTTSNETAGTDSAANENSQSFRGERVPRKRKLSGGVDIPTKQPMEASAFLDSSVDDENSDESPLISIWGEYTDSQEGSFPVVTDSKVPWSDEETLNLLDIWGKDSVQRALKGCLKNRHIFTQIAQKMAERGYMRTVQQCQTRIKRLKKCFRKNNRGNSRLEYKYYEQLERVLGSSASSAVPEVTYDVEEVIDEDESQDDDEDLQFLGHTSRQEIGTRSVPWTDFETLALINTWGEDKIQQELRGMHRTGQVFSIISNQMAAQGFSRTPEQCQTRLKRLKSSFRQCYENNMKGLEQVQCKFYDELARILVKDLPSVPQLDETPGEAEDDDNDFPAYSHQDIESAVGIQEDRKKVPWSDKETIILLEIWGDPQVQQNLRRYPHNGHLFTEISEKLCANGYPRSAEQCHTRIKRLKSSYRQCQESMSSSGTVDFKFYDLLEQILDKQPSTSSTVVTDSIEISEDSNGESVSETDKPAPGSWSDEETLALIDIWGEEEVQRALRGFVHNGHVYADISEKMHDLGYTKTPEQCRWKVKSLRNNFRQCYDRKKCGRRVDYRFYNQLEQILGPEAVSVDEYDERDEQPEQDPAIGTDSVNTVWTEQETAALVEVWAADDVQHSLKTCVRNGHIFIDISEKMAAMGYMRTAEQCHSRIKRLKKTYRRFCNSRRSGGRPAVFRYFDLLAPVLGDNSVFADVDGTAADATLQTLMDKDPNMFEQPSTSHLLSDLSRKTPWSDQETRTLLEIWGEDSVQLTLKGCLKNRHVFEYISEKMGDQGYIRTSEQCYTRIKRLKHGFLHEKEEYKFFSEMEKIFRKELKVDGPVADTSIIDEPDEGTLELSQKKAGSSNPWMSDSSKLPWSDGETEVLLEIWGSEEIQENLKGCTKNKHIFIQISEVMASQGYLRTPEQCQTRIKRLRANFRHFLEGRKGEKQECKFFDQLVQIFGSKYVTSDPQAEDTANVVES, from the exons ATGGGTTCCGAGATTGAGGATTGTATCTGcggtccacactccggagcagcAGGTG GTAATGATCTTCCAGTCCATTATCTACGCCTCCTGGCCACACCCCTGCAGCTTTTTTCAGCTGCAATGTGGCAAGTTGTGCAGCAGGGACTTGTGGATCACTACGGGATGCTGGAGGAGTTTGTTACCATGGTGACGGAGCTGGTCCCAGAGCTGATGAGCTACAGTCAGAGGGCTCAGCTCATCCTGGGACTAAGGGCCAGG CTGGTTCTGGAGATGTGTCGAGGCGAGCACCCAATGGACATGCAAACCATTCAGCCACATCTGGACAGAATTAAAGCTCCTGTTAGCACAGCCAAAGATCACCAT GTCACCATTAACCAGGTGGAGGAATCTGAGGTGAACTTTGTGGAGTTGGTGCATTCATTACTAGAGGATCCTtctgacagaaaatattttttccag GACATCTTTCCTGTGTACTTTGGCTCAAAGTACGATGCAGCCCTTGAGATGCTTGTGTGGGAGTTTATTTCAAggctggaggagctgctgccAGTTCCAGACTTCACACAG TTGGCAGCTTTACTTGGAGACACTCCGTCATTACTAGACAACTGTTTACAATCCTTTTTCCCGCCAGAGGACATGAAGACAATACTTGAACACCACAGAAACCTTGGTCATTTTGGAGAAAAAG ATCCTAGATTATTACCGATGGATGACTgcatcctctcctccctgtcCCTTCCTCCTGTGACCAAACCTGTCATGAACACTACCTCCTGCTCACCTGCTCTCAAAGACTCAACCCCTCCAGAGTGCAAAGGACATCCCGGTGCGCCCAACAACACGAGCAGCCTGGAGAGGGCGATCAGGGGGGGCTCTGAGACAATCAGACAGAGACTGAGGGAAACGGGGGACTCGGGCAGCTGGCAGCTACAGGTTAGAGGCGGAAACTGTAGCATTTCTCAGGAGAGGAAAGTGCAAAACTCAATTAACACACGTCCATGCGATGAAACTATAGACCTCACTACATCTAATGAGACAGCGGGCACGGACTCAGCAGCCAATGAGAACAGCCAAAGCTTCAGAGGAGAGCGGGTTCCCAGGAAGAGGAAGCTTAGCGGAGGTGTAGACATTCCCACAAAGCAGCCTATGGAGGCATCAGCTTTCTT GGATTCTTCTGTGGATGATGAGAATTCAGATGAGTCTCCTCTAATCTCAATATGGGGAGAATATACAG aCTCTCAGGAAGGTTCTTTCCCAGTTGTAACTGACTCAAAAGTTCCCTGGTCGGACGAGGAGACGCTCAATCTGCTCGACATTTGGGGGAAGGACTCGGTACAGCGGGCTTTGAAGGGCTGCTTGAAGAACCGTCATATATTCACTCAGATCGCACAGAAGATGGCAGAGAGGGGCTACATGAGAACAGTTCAACAGTGCCAGACCAGGATCAAACGACTGAAGAAATGCTTCCGAAAGAACAACAG AGGGAACTCCAGGTTGGAGTATAAATATTACGAGCAGCTGGAGCGAGTACTTGGCTCCTCAGCTTCCTCGGCTGTTCCTGAGGTCACCTACGATGTTGAAGAAGTCATTGATGAAGATGAGTCCCAGGACGACGATGAGGATTTGCAGTTCCTGGGCCACACGAGTCGACAGGAAATCG gAACTAGAAGCGTTCCCTGGACAGACTTTGAGACGTTGGCCCTCATCAACACATGGGGTGAAGACAAGATTCAACAGGAGCTGAGAGGAATGCACAGAACCGGGCAAGTTTTTTCCATCATATCCAACCAGATGGCTGCCCAAGGATTCTCCCGAACACCCGAGCAGTGCCAAACGAGGCTGAAGAGGCTGAAATCAAGTTTCAGGCAGTGCTACGAAAACAA catgaagGGACTGGAGCAAGTTCAGTGCAAGTTTTACGATGAACTGGCAAGAATTTTAGTGAAGGACCTCCCTTCAGTGCCGCAGTTGGATGAAACACCAGGAGAGGCTGAAGACGACGACAACGACTTTCCTGCCTACTCCCATCAGGATATCG AGTCCGCTGTGGGCATTCAGGAGGACAGGAAGAAAGTCCCCTGGTCCGACAAAGAGACCATCATCCTTTTGGAGATTTGGGGAGACCCACAG GTCCAGCAGAACCTGAGACGTTACCCACACAACGGTCACCTTTTCACAGAAATATCAGAGAAACTCTGCGCCAATGGCTACCCTCGCAGTGCAGAGCAGTGCCACACCAGAATCAAACGGCTGAAATCCAGCTATCGCCAGTGTCAGGAAAGCATGAG CTCATCTGGGACTGTCGATTTTAAATTCTACGATTTGCTGGAACAAATCCTGGACAAGCAGCCATCGACATCTTCCACCGTGGTAACAGACTCCATTGAAATATCCGAAGACTCCAATGGTGAATCAGTGTCTGAAACAG ATAAACCAGCACCCGGCTCGTGGTCAGATGAGGAGACCCTGGCGCTTATCGATATCTGGGGCGAAGAAGAAGTTCAGAGGGCGCTTAGGGGTTTTGTCCACAACGGGCACGTTTATGCCGACATTTCAGAGAAAATGCACGACCTCGGATACACGAAAACCCCGGAGCAGTGCCGCTGGAAAGTCAAGTCACTGAGGAACAACTTTCGGCAGTGCTACGACAGGAAGAA ATGTGGAAGAAGAGTAGATTATAGGTTCTACAACCAGCTGGAACAAATACTCGGACCGGAGGCGGTTTCTGTTGATGAGTACGATGAAAGAGACGAACAACCAGAACAGGATCCAG CAATAGGAACAGACAGTGTGAACACAGTATGGACGGAGCAGGAGACGGCGGCTCTCGTTGAGGTCTGGGCGGCAGATGACGTGCAGCACAGCCTGAAAACCTGCGTCCGTAATGGGCACATATTCATCGACATATCGGAGAAGATGGCCGCCATGGGATACATGAGGACAGCGGAGCAGTGTCACTCCAGGATCAAAAGGCTGAAGAAGACTTACAGGCGGTTCTGCAACAGCCGGAG AAGTGGAGGCCGGCCTGCAGTGTTTCGATACTTCGACCTCCTTGCTCCGGTGCTTGGTGACAACTCTGTGTTTGCCGATGTGGACGGCACTGCTGCTGACGCCACCTTGCAAACCCTTATGGACAAGGATCCTAACATGT TTGAGCAGCCCTCAACCAGCCACCTTCTGTCCGACCTGAGCAGAAAGACGCCCTGGTCGGACCAGGAGACTCGCACGCTGCTGGAGATCTGGGGTGAAGATAGTGTCCAGCTCACCTTGAAGGGCTGCCTGAAGAACCGCCACGTGTTTGAGTACATCTCTGAGAAGATGGGTGACCAAGGATATATAAGGACCTCAGAGCAGTGCTACACCCGCATCAAGCGCCTTAAGCACGGCTTCCTCCATGAAAA AGAGGAATATAAATTCTTCAGTGAGATGGAGAAAATCTTCAGGAAGGAGTTGAAAGTTGACGGACCAGTCGCAGACACGTCGATCATAGATGAACCGGATGAAGGCACCCTTGAACTGAGCCAAAAGAAAg CTGGCTCAAGTAACCCGTGGATGTCCGATAGCTCTAAGCTACCCTGGAGCGATGGGGAAACCGAGGTCCTCCTGGAAATTTGGGGGAGCGAGGAGATTCAGGAGAACTTGAAAGGCTGCACCAAGAACAAACACATCTTCATCCAGATCTCTGAGGTCATGGCCAGCCAGGGCTACCTGCGCACTCCTGAGCAGTGTCAAACGAGGATAAAGAGGCTGAGGGCCAATTTCCGACACTTCCTAGAAGGCAGAAA aggagagaaacaggaaTGCAAGTTCTTTGACCAGTTGGTGCAGATATTTGGCAGCAAGTATGTAACCTCTGACCCGCAGGCCGAGGATACAGCCAATGTCGTAG AGTCTTGA
- the zgc:113263 gene encoding uncharacterized protein zgc:113263 isoform X5 — MRSNGQSGNDLPVHYLRLLATPLQLFSAAMWQVVQQGLVDHYGMLEEFVTMVTELVPELMSYSQRAQLILGLRARLVLEMCRGEHPMDMQTIQPHLDRIKAPVSTAKDHHVTINQVEESEVNFVELVHSLLEDPSDRKYFFQDIFPVYFGSKYDAALEMLVWEFISRLEELLPVPDFTQLAALLGDTPSLLDNCLQSFFPPEDMKTILEHHRNLGHFGEKDPRLLPMDDCILSSLSLPPVTKPVMNTTSCSPALKDSTPPECKGHPGAPNNTSSLERAIRGGSETIRQRLRETGDSGSWQLQVRGGNCSISQERKVQNSINTRPCDETIDLTTSNETAGTDSAANENSQSFRGERVPRKRKLSGGVDIPTKQPMEASAFLDSSVDDENSDESPLISIWGEYTDSQEGSFPVVTDSKVPWSDEETLNLLDIWGKDSVQRALKGCLKNRHIFTQIAQKMAERGYMRTVQQCQTRIKRLKKCFRKNNRGNSRLEYKYYEQLERVLGSSASSAVPEVTYDVEEVIDEDESQDDDEDLQFLGHTSRQEIGTRSVPWTDFETLALINTWGEDKIQQELRGMHRTGQVFSIISNQMAAQGFSRTPEQCQTRLKRLKSSFRQCYENNMKGLEQVQCKFYDELARILVKDLPSVPQLDETPGEAEDDDNDFPAYSHQDIESAVGIQEDRKKVPWSDKETIILLEIWGDPQVQQNLRRYPHNGHLFTEISEKLCANGYPRSAEQCHTRIKRLKSSYRQCQESMSSSGTVDFKFYDLLEQILDKQPSTSSTVVTDSIEISEDSNGESVSETDGEINMSADKPAPGSWSDEETLALIDIWGEEEVQRALRGFVHNGHVYADISEKMHDLGYTKTPEQCRWKVKSLRNNFRQCYDRKKCGRRVDYRFYNQLEQILGPEAVSVDEYDERDEQPEQDPAIGTDSVNTVWTEQETAALVEVWAADDVQHSLKTCVRNGHIFIDISEKMAAMGYMRTAEQCHSRIKRLKKTYRRFCNSRRSGGRPAVFRYFDLLAPVLGDNSVFADVDGTAADATLQTLMDKDPNMFEQPSTSHLLSDLSRKTPWSDQETRTLLEIWGEDSVQLTLKGCLKNRHVFEYISEKMGDQGYIRTSEQCYTRIKRLKHGFLHEKEEYKFFSEMEKIFRKELKVDGPVADTSIIDEPDEGTLELSQKKAGSSNPWMSDSSKLPWSDGETEVLLEIWGSEEIQENLKGCTKNKHIFIQISEVMASQGYLRTPEQCQTRIKRLRANFRHFLEGRKGEKQECKFFDQLVQIFGSKYVTSDPQAEDTANVVES, encoded by the exons ATGAGGAGCAATGGACAGTCTG GTAATGATCTTCCAGTCCATTATCTACGCCTCCTGGCCACACCCCTGCAGCTTTTTTCAGCTGCAATGTGGCAAGTTGTGCAGCAGGGACTTGTGGATCACTACGGGATGCTGGAGGAGTTTGTTACCATGGTGACGGAGCTGGTCCCAGAGCTGATGAGCTACAGTCAGAGGGCTCAGCTCATCCTGGGACTAAGGGCCAGG CTGGTTCTGGAGATGTGTCGAGGCGAGCACCCAATGGACATGCAAACCATTCAGCCACATCTGGACAGAATTAAAGCTCCTGTTAGCACAGCCAAAGATCACCAT GTCACCATTAACCAGGTGGAGGAATCTGAGGTGAACTTTGTGGAGTTGGTGCATTCATTACTAGAGGATCCTtctgacagaaaatattttttccag GACATCTTTCCTGTGTACTTTGGCTCAAAGTACGATGCAGCCCTTGAGATGCTTGTGTGGGAGTTTATTTCAAggctggaggagctgctgccAGTTCCAGACTTCACACAG TTGGCAGCTTTACTTGGAGACACTCCGTCATTACTAGACAACTGTTTACAATCCTTTTTCCCGCCAGAGGACATGAAGACAATACTTGAACACCACAGAAACCTTGGTCATTTTGGAGAAAAAG ATCCTAGATTATTACCGATGGATGACTgcatcctctcctccctgtcCCTTCCTCCTGTGACCAAACCTGTCATGAACACTACCTCCTGCTCACCTGCTCTCAAAGACTCAACCCCTCCAGAGTGCAAAGGACATCCCGGTGCGCCCAACAACACGAGCAGCCTGGAGAGGGCGATCAGGGGGGGCTCTGAGACAATCAGACAGAGACTGAGGGAAACGGGGGACTCGGGCAGCTGGCAGCTACAGGTTAGAGGCGGAAACTGTAGCATTTCTCAGGAGAGGAAAGTGCAAAACTCAATTAACACACGTCCATGCGATGAAACTATAGACCTCACTACATCTAATGAGACAGCGGGCACGGACTCAGCAGCCAATGAGAACAGCCAAAGCTTCAGAGGAGAGCGGGTTCCCAGGAAGAGGAAGCTTAGCGGAGGTGTAGACATTCCCACAAAGCAGCCTATGGAGGCATCAGCTTTCTT GGATTCTTCTGTGGATGATGAGAATTCAGATGAGTCTCCTCTAATCTCAATATGGGGAGAATATACAG aCTCTCAGGAAGGTTCTTTCCCAGTTGTAACTGACTCAAAAGTTCCCTGGTCGGACGAGGAGACGCTCAATCTGCTCGACATTTGGGGGAAGGACTCGGTACAGCGGGCTTTGAAGGGCTGCTTGAAGAACCGTCATATATTCACTCAGATCGCACAGAAGATGGCAGAGAGGGGCTACATGAGAACAGTTCAACAGTGCCAGACCAGGATCAAACGACTGAAGAAATGCTTCCGAAAGAACAACAG AGGGAACTCCAGGTTGGAGTATAAATATTACGAGCAGCTGGAGCGAGTACTTGGCTCCTCAGCTTCCTCGGCTGTTCCTGAGGTCACCTACGATGTTGAAGAAGTCATTGATGAAGATGAGTCCCAGGACGACGATGAGGATTTGCAGTTCCTGGGCCACACGAGTCGACAGGAAATCG gAACTAGAAGCGTTCCCTGGACAGACTTTGAGACGTTGGCCCTCATCAACACATGGGGTGAAGACAAGATTCAACAGGAGCTGAGAGGAATGCACAGAACCGGGCAAGTTTTTTCCATCATATCCAACCAGATGGCTGCCCAAGGATTCTCCCGAACACCCGAGCAGTGCCAAACGAGGCTGAAGAGGCTGAAATCAAGTTTCAGGCAGTGCTACGAAAACAA catgaagGGACTGGAGCAAGTTCAGTGCAAGTTTTACGATGAACTGGCAAGAATTTTAGTGAAGGACCTCCCTTCAGTGCCGCAGTTGGATGAAACACCAGGAGAGGCTGAAGACGACGACAACGACTTTCCTGCCTACTCCCATCAGGATATCG AGTCCGCTGTGGGCATTCAGGAGGACAGGAAGAAAGTCCCCTGGTCCGACAAAGAGACCATCATCCTTTTGGAGATTTGGGGAGACCCACAG GTCCAGCAGAACCTGAGACGTTACCCACACAACGGTCACCTTTTCACAGAAATATCAGAGAAACTCTGCGCCAATGGCTACCCTCGCAGTGCAGAGCAGTGCCACACCAGAATCAAACGGCTGAAATCCAGCTATCGCCAGTGTCAGGAAAGCATGAG CTCATCTGGGACTGTCGATTTTAAATTCTACGATTTGCTGGAACAAATCCTGGACAAGCAGCCATCGACATCTTCCACCGTGGTAACAGACTCCATTGAAATATCCGAAGACTCCAATGGTGAATCAGTGTCTGAAACAG ATGGAGAAATCAACATGTCTGCAGATAAACCAGCACCCGGCTCGTGGTCAGATGAGGAGACCCTGGCGCTTATCGATATCTGGGGCGAAGAAGAAGTTCAGAGGGCGCTTAGGGGTTTTGTCCACAACGGGCACGTTTATGCCGACATTTCAGAGAAAATGCACGACCTCGGATACACGAAAACCCCGGAGCAGTGCCGCTGGAAAGTCAAGTCACTGAGGAACAACTTTCGGCAGTGCTACGACAGGAAGAA ATGTGGAAGAAGAGTAGATTATAGGTTCTACAACCAGCTGGAACAAATACTCGGACCGGAGGCGGTTTCTGTTGATGAGTACGATGAAAGAGACGAACAACCAGAACAGGATCCAG CAATAGGAACAGACAGTGTGAACACAGTATGGACGGAGCAGGAGACGGCGGCTCTCGTTGAGGTCTGGGCGGCAGATGACGTGCAGCACAGCCTGAAAACCTGCGTCCGTAATGGGCACATATTCATCGACATATCGGAGAAGATGGCCGCCATGGGATACATGAGGACAGCGGAGCAGTGTCACTCCAGGATCAAAAGGCTGAAGAAGACTTACAGGCGGTTCTGCAACAGCCGGAG AAGTGGAGGCCGGCCTGCAGTGTTTCGATACTTCGACCTCCTTGCTCCGGTGCTTGGTGACAACTCTGTGTTTGCCGATGTGGACGGCACTGCTGCTGACGCCACCTTGCAAACCCTTATGGACAAGGATCCTAACATGT TTGAGCAGCCCTCAACCAGCCACCTTCTGTCCGACCTGAGCAGAAAGACGCCCTGGTCGGACCAGGAGACTCGCACGCTGCTGGAGATCTGGGGTGAAGATAGTGTCCAGCTCACCTTGAAGGGCTGCCTGAAGAACCGCCACGTGTTTGAGTACATCTCTGAGAAGATGGGTGACCAAGGATATATAAGGACCTCAGAGCAGTGCTACACCCGCATCAAGCGCCTTAAGCACGGCTTCCTCCATGAAAA AGAGGAATATAAATTCTTCAGTGAGATGGAGAAAATCTTCAGGAAGGAGTTGAAAGTTGACGGACCAGTCGCAGACACGTCGATCATAGATGAACCGGATGAAGGCACCCTTGAACTGAGCCAAAAGAAAg CTGGCTCAAGTAACCCGTGGATGTCCGATAGCTCTAAGCTACCCTGGAGCGATGGGGAAACCGAGGTCCTCCTGGAAATTTGGGGGAGCGAGGAGATTCAGGAGAACTTGAAAGGCTGCACCAAGAACAAACACATCTTCATCCAGATCTCTGAGGTCATGGCCAGCCAGGGCTACCTGCGCACTCCTGAGCAGTGTCAAACGAGGATAAAGAGGCTGAGGGCCAATTTCCGACACTTCCTAGAAGGCAGAAA aggagagaaacaggaaTGCAAGTTCTTTGACCAGTTGGTGCAGATATTTGGCAGCAAGTATGTAACCTCTGACCCGCAGGCCGAGGATACAGCCAATGTCGTAG AGTCTTGA